A region from the Verrucomicrobiia bacterium genome encodes:
- a CDS encoding DMT family transporter produces MPAWWVWTCIALGSWGIWAVLSRGLGEALSAGGSQALSTLGMLPLLGALAVRSRGAWRKGAWRGIGLAMAGGTVTCLGNVAYYGVLGRGEKVATVVSLTAMYPLVTVLLAVWILGERLNRVQCLGLGLSLAAIWLFNGPGGGGWLSSAVVLALVPIALWGMSGFLQKVATRHVVAELAAFCYLLAYVPVGMVLAWRESWPEAMTGEVWGLGLALGFFLALGNASMLAAYARGGKAAVVAPLSGLYPVVSVPIAVLVLGERIGVVEGLGILCALASVVALSRESPAVPIPADQDAVSRGSCAETAPSPRDPA; encoded by the coding sequence ATGCCTGCGTGGTGGGTCTGGACATGTATCGCCCTCGGGTCATGGGGCATTTGGGCTGTGTTATCCCGGGGGCTGGGCGAGGCGCTATCGGCCGGGGGGAGCCAGGCCTTGTCCACGCTGGGGATGTTGCCCCTGCTGGGGGCGCTTGCGGTGCGGAGCCGCGGTGCCTGGCGGAAGGGGGCATGGCGGGGCATTGGACTGGCGATGGCGGGAGGGACGGTGACCTGCCTGGGGAACGTGGCGTATTACGGGGTGTTGGGGAGGGGTGAGAAGGTGGCCACGGTGGTGTCATTGACGGCGATGTATCCACTGGTGACGGTGCTGCTGGCGGTATGGATTCTGGGGGAGCGATTGAACCGGGTGCAGTGCCTGGGGCTGGGGTTGTCCCTGGCGGCCATCTGGCTGTTCAACGGGCCTGGCGGGGGCGGTTGGCTTTCGTCGGCGGTGGTCCTGGCGCTGGTGCCCATCGCGCTTTGGGGCATGTCGGGGTTTCTGCAGAAGGTTGCGACCCGCCATGTGGTCGCCGAGCTGGCGGCGTTCTGTTATCTGCTGGCGTACGTGCCGGTGGGGATGGTGCTGGCGTGGCGCGAATCGTGGCCGGAGGCGATGACGGGAGAGGTGTGGGGTTTGGGGCTGGCGCTGGGATTTTTTCTGGCCCTGGGCAATGCCTCGATGCTGGCGGCCTATGCACGGGGCGGGAAGGCGGCGGTGGTTGCGCCGTTGAGCGGATTATACCCGGTGGTCAGCGTGCCCATCGCGGTGCTGGTGCTGGGCGAGAGGATTGGTGTTGTGGAGGGTTTGGGAATCCTGTGCGCGCTCGCCTCGGTGGTGGCGTTGTCGCGCGAGTCGCCGGCGGTCCCCATTCCGGCGGATCAAGACGCCGTTTCCCGCGGGTCGTGTGCGGAGACGGCGCCCTCGCCACGGGATCCTGCCTGA